The DNA window TTCTTTTAGACACATCACATGAAGGGAAAAGGAAGGAAGCACTTTGTCGAAAAAGGATTGAACACACTCAATCACGTAATAGGGGGCTGGACTTCACCCGACCACCTCCGCGTTCATCTATTAAGTGGGAAACACACCACCTTATGAATTCCAGGGCCCATCTATTGTGGCATTTTCAAGTAAATTCCAATCCTTCCACTACATTTACATGTAAATTTTCAGCAAATCAAACAAGCAAATTGGATTGGTTGCTTTTCAGgccaacttttattttttatgctcTGCTTTAAAACAAAGACCGTCTCTATGGCCAACAATTGAAATCTCACTAACTTGATAAGTTCCAAGACAAAAACTAAGGAAATCCTGAccaacataaatattaaaactatatcTACACATTACTAAAGGGAGAAAACAAACATTTTAACCAATGCAGGCCATGTCTCAGGTGGAGTTAAAACATGCAAACCAGACTGAGACTTACAGTATCCCTCATCTCAACTCAACTCAACTCAACTCAACAGTCCAGTTCATCTTGTCGTCTATAAGACCCATCTGTAGTCTGGTAAGCACAGAGTAGAGCTGTTGTGCAACAGCCCCAAAACCATCTACGCCATACGGTACCCTGCACGTTTTGAAAATCTTTACATCAAATTTGATTTCTTCCACCACTGAATGCGAAATGGACAACCTACTTCAGCGTTTAGGGAAAATGCAAGTAAAATAGCAGTCTTGCTTTATCAATATAATGTTACCTATGGCTTCAATCACTTACTATTAAATAAAGTTTACAATCATAGAAATAGAGTGAAAAATTTGTAAACAAAAATGACATTTTCCTGTACTCAATGTTCATCTAAAAGGTAAGCTCAACTGTGGACTCCTAATTTTCCATACAATTGGGAAGTTTAAGTTCTATAGACATGAAAAAAGAAGTAACTAATGAAACACTATATGCCTACCATCTCCATCTTTGTCTCCAACAATGATATCGAGACAAGTAAAAATTTAAGACTGTAAACAGAACATGAAGAAGCAAATTACTAACTAAAGAAAAAGACATTTACTCAATTGCACATGGAATTTACCTTTTACCCTTGTATGTAATGCTGCCAACAGGCGacactactactgctgtccctgTGCAAAACACTTCGTCAGCATCAAGCAATTCATCTACTGGCACAAAACGCTCCTCAACCTGCATCATCAGCAGAATTAGAATTAGGAAGTGATCCTAAGAGCTCCCTCAGACACTCGGTGATTCAAATGAGCTACTATTAGGATGTCATacaatagaaaaattgaaaaattttactAACTAAATCAGGAGAGACCATGCATAAAAAAGCAGAGAAAAGAAATGGCTGCATCAAGTATTGAAGAATGCCTACCAACGAATTCAGAAGATATAGACAGGTGAAGAAACTTTATAATCAAGGAAAATAGGCAGTTTTCTTTTCCCTGTTCTCTTTCTAAGATTTGCAAGCCTTTACCTCTAAAAAGGGATTCTAAGCGACAAAGAACAGAAAGAAAAGGATGGTAACCACTTTGAAACACTCCATAAGAAAAAACATTAGACAAGAAACACCAAAACTATTATTCACATTAACACAACAGCATCCACATGCTGTAGAAACCAAATAATACACATTCTCCATGATCAAACAGCTGAATTTTGAGCCATAGGGATCCTGTAGAAAGTCTTTCCGTATTTTGATTCCTGAATCATTAATGTCTAGGAACTTCTATACCAATCAACAAAGAATATGATTTCAATGTGCATATTATGTATAAATCCATTTTTTCATCAACAAGTCCATAGAAGGCAATGCAAGGACTCCaggaaaaataatgaaaagaacttCAGTTGCCCTCCATTATCAAAGAATAAAGATTCTATAATGCCAACTTTATCCTGCGATAGTAATAACTTGAAACTCTAATAATTAGGAGACAAACCCTTCAATGTCAGGTAAAGTGCGTGCAAATCCAATTACATGCATCCCTGGATATACATGGTATTACTTTTAACACAATTAATTTGTCAACAATCTTCCAAACTGCAGAACAAGTACCTGGAACCCTTGGCTTCGAGCAACATCAATTATACTCTTTCTTGTGATGCCAGGTAAGATTGTTCCCTTTATTGCAGGAGTTGAGATGACATTACCCTGAAAACACAAATATTAAGTTAAAAAAGGAAGCTTTAGTGTCAACAGCACTATCTCAATATGTTTGAACTCATCAACCACCATTGAgtacagaaaaataaaaaacaagccTTAATTAACTCTGAGATTAAATCCTTCAACAGATCATTTAAACCGCAACTATTTTACCGTAAATAGATTAAACAAAATACCCTTCAACAGATCATTTAAAACTAATCATTTTATTTGATCAAACTATGCAAGTATTCAGAGATACTAAATTTAACAAAGATGAATTCTTAGCATCTACAACAACTGGCTGTAGTGAATAAGCAAGAGTCATTTAGCCAAGGTCGAGACAATATGGCAACCCCAATTCTTAGTTGAGTGTCAATGAAAGACTACAAAGATGGGACTCTTTTGTTATTATAGTACATTACGCAAACATTCAGCAAGGAGATCATGGTAACAGAATGGCCCACTGATAAAGCATGGTTATGAAGTTTCAATATGAACACACATACTTGTTGAACAAATGGAACAAGGTTTTCTAAGAGTGGGAGAATGCAGAAAGGTAGGGGCAATATCCAGCTAAAACATAGATTGCTGTTTAATGcatctatatattataaaatgagTGATGTAACAAAGCATGGTTATAAAATATTAACTACGACAATTGAACATAATACCTTCACCACGAAAATGTTGCAAGAAGAAACTTCCTCCAAATACTTTTTGTGAACACAATCAAGATAGAGAACATCAGAATATCCTTTGGCCTTTGCAGCAGATTGTGCCTTCAGAACCTGCATATGACATTAAGAGACGGCATTAACTTGTAGAAAATTTAATGAGTTCAATTGTTTCACTGTCAAAAGCATTTCAACTGCCAAAGGCAAACAACATGGTAATGGATTCCCAAGCACCAGAAAGCTAGCTTACCGCAGCATAATTCCCAATGGTTTTAACACCCCCAGTGCCACCAGGAGTGGCACGATGCAATTCATGCTCCACAATTAAATTTATTGGAGCAACACCTTCCTGGAATCATATATAAATTATGGTGAATGAATACACCATACAATGGTATGCCAAAActattaaaacaagaaaaataccAAAGAGTAAACATAATGCAAATGTTTGGCTAAAGAAACTAATAGCTTAATATTATCAGCCTTCATTTGAGAAAGAAAATGGTAGAAGGTAGAAGGCTTTTAGACTTAGCACAATAACAAATGGTTGTTTCTCATAAGGATCAAAACACAAACCATCTTCATCAAGTACTAATTTATGGAAGTTATAAACATAAACCAACGAAACCTTTCTAAAATATTGGCATGCAAAATTAAGAAACTTAATCACAAACCAGTCTCTGGCTCAACAAGGGTCTCCACATGTGGGAAAACATTCCACATAAAGCAGCAGTTCATTTTTCGATTCAAATGTGTTACATAATACTTTCAAGATAAGTTATTTTGCATACAAAGTCATGCTCATATTTTCCTCCAAGGTTACCTATAAAGATTGAACTTTAAGCCTTTCATGGTTATATAAATAAGAACTCTAAACAAATTATAGAACTAACATTCTCTCttaaatttagtcccttaaatttttatgaaattacatgTTAGTATGATGGCAAAATTGCATTTTGGCCCCCCAATAATTTATGATTCATCTCTGACCCCCTCTAAAGTAATCTTCTGGCTTTGTCCCTGCTTGGCCAAAGAAATGGAAATCTGATTTAATCTTATGCATAACTAAAAATCAAGCAAGGAAGATAGCAAACCTTAAAATAGTTTCCAACAGGTGAGACATAAATAAGGAAGGTGTACTCAGGAGCAGGTGCAAGACCAAGTACAGCTCCACTTCCCATGAGCAATGGCCTGA is part of the Gossypium hirsutum isolate 1008001.06 chromosome D11, Gossypium_hirsutum_v2.1, whole genome shotgun sequence genome and encodes:
- the LOC107913347 gene encoding branched-chain amino acid aminotransferase 2, chloroplastic isoform X1, encoding MQSNAVLATLQPNYNILSPSRFYSSSASAAATFLPVFYPQRTRFSAPQYLKLDKQVLASASGRYVHEVKSPFKNAAVLSDSYSSEASELADIEWDNLGFGLLPTDYMYMMKCSQGGNFSKGELQRFGNIELNPSAGVLNYGQGLFEGLKAYRKEDGNILLFRPEENALRMRQGAERMCMPAPTVDQFVEAVKETVLANKRWVPPPGKGSLYIRPLLMGSGAVLGLAPAPEYTFLIYVSPVGNYFKEGVAPINLIVEHELHRATPGGTGGVKTIGNYAAVLKAQSAAKAKGYSDVLYLDCVHKKYLEEVSSCNIFVVKGNVISTPAIKGTILPGITRKSIIDVARSQGFQVEERFVPVDELLDADEVFCTGTAVVVSPVGSITYKGKRVPYGVDGFGAVAQQLYSVLTRLQMGLIDDKMNWTVELS
- the LOC107913347 gene encoding branched-chain amino acid aminotransferase 2, chloroplastic isoform X2 is translated as MQSNAVLATLQPNYNILSPSRFYSSSASAAATFLPVFYPQRTRFSAPQYLKLDKQVLASASGRYVHEVKSPFKNAAVLSDSYSEASELADIEWDNLGFGLLPTDYMYMMKCSQGGNFSKGELQRFGNIELNPSAGVLNYGQGLFEGLKAYRKEDGNILLFRPEENALRMRQGAERMCMPAPTVDQFVEAVKETVLANKRWVPPPGKGSLYIRPLLMGSGAVLGLAPAPEYTFLIYVSPVGNYFKEGVAPINLIVEHELHRATPGGTGGVKTIGNYAAVLKAQSAAKAKGYSDVLYLDCVHKKYLEEVSSCNIFVVKGNVISTPAIKGTILPGITRKSIIDVARSQGFQVEERFVPVDELLDADEVFCTGTAVVVSPVGSITYKGKRVPYGVDGFGAVAQQLYSVLTRLQMGLIDDKMNWTVELS